The following are encoded together in the Neomonachus schauinslandi chromosome 15, ASM220157v2, whole genome shotgun sequence genome:
- the ZNHIT3 gene encoding zinc finger HIT domain-containing protein 3 isoform X1 encodes MASLNCSAVVCVICLEKPKYRCPACRVPYCSVTCFRKHKEQCNPETRPTEKKVRSAVTAKTIKPVENKDDDEDSVADFLNSDEEEDRVSLQNLKNLGESAALKSLLLNPHLRQLMVSLDQGDNKAKLMRACMQEPLFVEFADCCLRIVEPSQDEDS; translated from the exons ATGGCGTCGCTCAATTGCAGCGCCGTCGTCTGCGTGATTTGCTTGGAAAAACCCAAATACCGTTGCCCCGCCTGCCGCGTGCCTTA CTGCTCGGTGACCTGCTTCCGGAAGCACAAAG AACAGTGCAACCCTGAAACTCGTCCTACTGAGAAAAAAGTAAGGTCAGCTGTTACGGCAAAAACTATAAAGCCTGTGGAAAACAAAG ATGATGATGAGGACTCTGTAGCTGACTTTCTCAATAGTGATGAGGAAGAGGACAGAGTTTCTTTGCAGAATTTAAAGAATTTAG GAGAATCTGCAGCATTAAAAAGCCTGCTGCTCAACCCTCACCTTCGACAGCTGATGGTCAGCCTCGATCAGGGCGACAACAAGGCGAAGCTCATGAGAGCCTGCATGCAGGAGCCCTTGTTTGTGGAGTTTGCGGACTGCTGTTTAAGGATTGTGGAGCCATCCCAGGATGAGGATTCCTAA
- the ZNHIT3 gene encoding zinc finger HIT domain-containing protein 3 isoform X2 has protein sequence MASLNCSAVVCVICLEKPKYRCPACRVPYCSVTCFRKHKEQCNPETRPTEKKVRSAVTAKTIKPVENKVMRKRTEFLCRI, from the exons ATGGCGTCGCTCAATTGCAGCGCCGTCGTCTGCGTGATTTGCTTGGAAAAACCCAAATACCGTTGCCCCGCCTGCCGCGTGCCTTA CTGCTCGGTGACCTGCTTCCGGAAGCACAAAG AACAGTGCAACCCTGAAACTCGTCCTACTGAGAAAAAAGTAAGGTCAGCTGTTACGGCAAAAACTATAAAGCCTGTGGAAAACAAAG TGATGAGGAAGAGGACAGAGTTTCTTTGCAGAATTTAA